One part of the Coffea eugenioides isolate CCC68of chromosome 10, Ceug_1.0, whole genome shotgun sequence genome encodes these proteins:
- the LOC113750341 gene encoding probable protein phosphatase 2C 74, whose protein sequence is MAITSAAASKQSSSGTPPATWLSSFFVEKGASFKQFGGSKRQKIIGNKIKDQELDRKKKSSDHGPHQLAVPEINKPIHEACEEYLSPSENHGSVTLEDPAVVKSSAIKNPFEKKQSTMLKKRPAQLTVPAYCPASDFGQVGKILERKEFQTEGKGFAMASKKGRREIMEDGHGVMLDISGNPKQAFFVVIDGHGGRAAADFVAENLGRNIMNEIQLLGNDGNRIEAAVRKGYSVTDEQFLNRKVNGGACAASVLVKDGELHVANVGDCKVILSRKGVATALTKDHRLTREDERIRIEKSGGLLHCRNGVWRVNGTLAVSRAFGDLYLKDHVISEPDILQLPLTYDCDFLIMASDGLWDKVGDQEAVDVVSSKKDSLESCKELIAMSTSRGGVDDITVMVINLQKFVN, encoded by the exons ATGGCCATAACCTCGGCTGCAGCATCAAAACAATCTTCTTCTGGCACTCCTCCAGCAACATGGCTCAGCTCATTCTTCGTCGAAAAAGGGGCATCTTTCAAGCAATTTGGAGGCTCAAAGAGACAGAAGATCATCGGTAACAAAATTAAGGATCAAGAACTTGATCGAAAAAAGAAATCTAGCGATCATGGTCCGCATCAATTGGCTGTACCAGAAATCAATAAGCCAATTCATGAAGCATGCGAAGAGTATCTCTCCCCCAGTGAAAATCATGGTTCGGTGACCTTGGAAGATCCAGCTGTTGTGAAAAGTAGTGCTATTAAGAACCCCTTCGAGAAAAAGCAATCTACAATGTTAAAGAAGAGGCCTGCACAGCTCACTGTACCGGCATATTGCCCGGCTTCAGATTTCGGTCAAGTAGGGAAAATTTTGGAGAGGAAGGAATTTCAGACGGAAGGAAAAGGTTTTGCCATGGCTAGTAAGAAAGGAAGGAGAGAAATAATGGAAGATGGGCATGGTGTCATGCTAGATATTTCAGGCAACCCTAAACAA GCATTTTTTGTGGTGATTGATGGGCATGGAGGCCGAGCTGCAGCTGATTTTGTAGCTGAAAATCTCGGAAGGAACATAATGAATGAGATACAGTTGTTGGGAAATGATGGAAACAGGATTGAAGCAGCAGTACGCAAAGGTTACTCGGTCACGGATGAGCAATTCCTTAATCGG AAGGTGAATGGTGGAGCTTGTGCAGCTAGCGTCCTGGTCAAGGATGGAGAACTGCACGTAGCAAATGTAGGCGATTGTAAAGTAATCCTTAGTAGAAAAGGAGTAGCTACTGCATTGACTAAAGATCATCGCCTCACCAGGGAGGATGAGCGTATTCGCATCGAAAAATCG GGTGGTCTTTTGCATTGTCGAAATGGTGTTTGGAGAGTGAATGGAACCCTTGCAGTTTCCAGGGCATTTGGTGACCTTTACTTGAAAGATCATGTCATTTCTGAACCGGATATTTTGCAACTTCCTTTAACTTATGACTGTGATTTTCTGATCATGGCTTCTGATGGATTGTGGGATAAG GTAGGTGATCAGGAGGCAGTTGATGTGGTATCAAGTAAGAAGGATTCATTGGAGTCCTGTAAGGAGCTTATAGCTATGTCTACCAGCCGAGGTGGTGTGGATGATATAACAGTGATGGTGATTAACCTTCAAAAGTTTGTAAATTAG